One genomic window of Paramormyrops kingsleyae isolate MSU_618 chromosome 20, PKINGS_0.4, whole genome shotgun sequence includes the following:
- the calhm1b gene encoding calcium homeostasis modulator 1, with amino-acid sequence MDKFRIMFQFLQSNQESFMNGICGIMVLASAQLYSAFEFSCPCLPEYNFAYGIGILVVPPIWFFLLGFVLNNNVSMLAEEWRRPMGKRRKDPTVLRYMFCSITQRSLIAPAVWISVTLMDGKSFLCAFSINLDVQKFGNKSDHGLSDAALERLLAKIPCKHIFDGDAVVSREAASRYIRCISQAFGWAFLLMMTSMAFLVRAIRPCFTQAAFLKTKYWSHYIDIERKLFDETCTEHAKAFAKICIQQYFESVSGEMHTFHGQPPDRDEEDKPKSDEDRLLGIRVEGDMNKVLWNWHSCKPSLNLKKDPPRYEEANGHLDTFVNGHTHQPETQSKKEWATYYSNI; translated from the exons ATGGATAAATTTAGAATAATGTTTCAGTTTTTGCAATCCAACCAAGAATCCTTCATGAATGGTATATGTGGTATCATGGTTCTTGCCAGTGCGCAACTCTACTCAGCCTTTGAATTCAGTTGTCCCTGTTTACCAGAATACAACTTTGCGTACGGAATCGGAATACTGGTTGTTCCGCCGATTTGGTTTTTCTTGCTTGGGTTTGTGCTAAATAATAACGTGTCCATGCTGGCGGAGGAGTGGCGACGACCGATGGGAAAACGGAGAAAAGACCCCACGGTACTGCGGTACATGTTCTGCTCCATCACGCAGCGGTCTTTGATAGCGCCCGCGGTCTGGATATCTGTGACGCTGATGGACGGGAAAAGTTTCCTGTGTGCCTTCAGCATCAACTTGGACGTGCAGAAGTTTGGAAATAAGAGCGATCACGGGCTTTCGGATGCCGCGCTCGAAAGGTTACTTGCTAAGATTCCCTGCAAACACATCTTTGATGGGGACGCAGTGGTATCGCGGGAGGCGGCTTCCAGGTATATTCGATGTATATCACAG GCGTTTGGCTGGGCTTTTCTGCTAATGATGACTTCGATGGCATTCTTGGTGAGGGCGATCAGACCTTGTTTCACACAAGCCGCTTTTCTTAAAACCAAGTACTGGTCGCACTACATCGACATCGAGCGCAAGCTGTTTGACGAGACGTGCACGGAGCACGCGAAGGCGTTCGCCAAGATCTGCATACAGCAGTACTTCGAGAGCGTCAGCGGCGAGATGCACACCTTCCACGGACAGCCTCCCGATCGAGACGAGGAGGACAAGCCGAAGAGCGACGAGGACAGACTTCTGGGCATCCGAGTCGAGGGCGATATGAACAAAGTCCTCTGGAACTGGCACAGCTGCAAACCATCGCTCAACCTGAAAAAGGACCCGCCTCGGTATGAAGAAGCCAACGGACACTTGGACACTTTCGTGAACGGTCATACACACCAACCTGAAACCCAGTCAAAGAAAGAGTGGGCGACCTACTATAGTAATATTTAA
- the zp3c gene encoding uncharacterized protein zp3c, whose translation MLRGMREFLMLVVFLAFCFNVCALNLSPYVYALFSDDDSVSRNHSDDWKNFMMMQSDQQGFARESDRQGFARESDRQGFARESGKQDFARESGKQDFARESGKQDFARESGKQDFARESGRQDFAREKGRQDFAREKGRQDFAREKGRQDFARESGKQDFARESGKQDFAREKGRQDFAREKGRQDFAREKGRQDFARERTSVRWSPLNLPVSMPAVGSMVLPIDVFKPALGSRLLPDMVKNILRPPPLPTPTTQKMVEVQCRAGRIVVRVLRELFGLPNAQQDLSLGTCQVNKVTPLHFYFDYSLGSCKTMRKSFNDRMEYSNTLSYAPAFSGPVVRALPFRIPLQCIYYRFFNSYKAGYRTCPKGTTEFKSLNMPSGITLTSLNDDWMKNDVYLLGQPMNFEVKVPQKTRNERVYVNKCYVTKSANPTSTPRFAVIDNYGCMLDSVKNPQSKFVPDARQNKIRFKIWAFVFPETRTQVTQKLFMHCETAIGGPVATPSAKACTFDGQRWKELFGADDACSCCSSKCPAGLKTSAMKIISSEPLSITKDGQGSPAAGNFRNVKGQAVSPTQKMFEDIWNFSD comes from the exons ATGCTAAGGGGAATGAGAGAGTTTCTGATGCTCgttgtttttttagcattctGTTTTAATGTCTGTGCGTTAAATCTATCCCCGTATGTGTATGCACTTTTCTCTGACGATGACTCTGTAAGCAGAAATCATAGTGATGACTGGAAGAATTTCATGATGATGCAGAGTGACCAGCAAGGTTTTGCACGTGAGAGTGACCGGCAGGGTTTTGCACGTGAGAGTGACCGGCAGGGTTTTGCGCGTGAGAGTGGGAAGCAGGATTTTGCGCGTGAGAGTGGGAAGCAGGATTTTGCGCGTGAGAGTGGGAAGCAGGATTTTGCGCGTGAGAGTGGGAAGCAGGATTTTGCGCGTGAGAGTGGGAGGCAGGATTTTGCGCGTGAGAAAGGGAGGCAGGATTTTGCGCGTGAGAAAGGGAGGCAGGATTTTGCGCGTGAGAAAGGGAGGCAGGATTTTGCGCGTGAGAGTGGGAAGCAGGATTTTGCGCGTGAGAGTGGGAAGCAGGATTTTGCGCGTGAGAAAGGGAGGCAGGATTTTGCGCGTGAGAAAGGGAGGCAGGATTTTGCGCGTGAGAAAGGGAGGCAGGATTTTGCACGTGAGAGAACATCAGTCAGATGGTCACCCCTGAATCTTCCTGTCTCCATGCCAGCTGTGGGTTCAATGGTGTTGCCGATAGATGTTTTCAAGCCGGCACTAGGTAGCAGGCTGTTGCCAGACATGGTGAAGAATATCTTGCGTCCCCCACCGCTGCCAACTCCAACCACTCAAAAAATGGTGGAAGTCCAGTGTCGAGCTGGAAGGATAGTTGTCCGGGTCCTAAGAGAGCTGTTTGGTTTGCCCAACGCACAGCAGGACCTTTCTCTTGGGACATGCCAGGTCAACAAGGTCACTCCTCTGCACTTCTACTTTGATTATAGTCTTGGGAGTTGCAAAACAATGAGGAAG TCCTTTAACGACCGCATGGAATACTCAAATACCCTCTCTTATGCTCCTGCGTTCTCTGGACCAGTTGTGAGGGCTTTGCCGTTCAGAATTCCCCTTCAGTGTATATACTACAG GTTTTTCAACTCTTACAAGGCTGGTTACCGTACCTGTCCTAAAGGAACCACTGAGTTCAAGTCCCTTAATATGCCATCTGGCATCACGCTCACTTCCTTAAATG ATGACTGGATGAAGAATGACGTCTACCTGCTTGGCCAACCGATGAACTTCGAGGTTAAAGTTCCCCAGAAGACCAGGAATGAGCGAGTCTACGTCAACAAGTGTTATGTCACCAAGTCCGCCAACCCTACGTCAACACCACGCTTCGCAGTAATCGACAATTATGG ATGCATGCTGGATAGCGTGAAGAACCCTCAGTCTAAATTTGTCCCTGATGCAAGGCAAAATAAAATCAGGTTCAAAATTTGGGCATTCGTTTTTCCAGAGACGAGAACTCAAGTGACACAG AAGCTCTTCATGCACTGTGAAACTGCCATTGGAGGACCAGTTGCAACTCCTAGTGCAAAGGCTTGTACCTTTGATGGTCAAAG GTGGAAGGAGCTGTTTGGTGCAGATGATGCCTGTTCCTGCTGTTCCTCCAAATGTCCAGCAGGCCTGAAAACTA GTGCTATGAAGATCATTAGCAGTGAGCCTTTGTCTATAACTAAAGATGGACAGGGTTCACCTGCAGCTGGGAATTTCCGTAACGTTAAAGGTCAAGCGGTTTCCCCGACTCAAAAGATGTTTGAAGATATCTGGAACTTCAGTGACTGA